In a genomic window of Bemisia tabaci chromosome 1, PGI_BMITA_v3:
- the LOC109034954 gene encoding 3-oxoacyl-[acyl-carrier-protein] synthase, mitochondrial — translation MKRRVVVTGIGSVSCLGHNTPEAWNLLISGHSRISRLSNTSYDTIPSKVAAQIPLGSGKGEFNVNDHFHDKQLRAMAPGTVFAVVAAREALKDAQWSPQNQDSKQRTGVAVGMGMVSLNDICATNDALKTRYNRVSPYFVPKILLNMAAGHISMEFGFQGPNHAVSTACATGAHAIGDGFRFIQNAFADVMVCGAAESCITPLSVAGFCRIRALSTAFNDFPEQSSRPFDKKRDGFVIGEGAAIVVLEELSHAISRNAKIYAEVLGYGLSGDAAHLTAPQDDGHGAKLAMRMAVKDAGLNLADVSYINAHATSTPLGDGIELKAIKSVLKNHTDSLIVSSTKGAHGHLLGASGSLEAVFTILACKNGIIPPTINLDEACLEAEGIDLVPNQSKKWEGPHRRIALKNSFGFGGTNACLCLGEIVP, via the coding sequence ATGAAGAGGAGAGTTGTTGTGACTGGTATAGGCTCTGTGTCTTGCCTGGGTCATAATACCCCTGAAGCTTGGAACTTATTGATTAGTGGTCACAGTCGAATCAGCCGGCTGAGCAATACTTCGTATGATACAATTCCAAGCAAAGTTGCGGCTCAAATTCCTTTGGGTTCTGGAAAAGGAGAATTCAATGTTAACGATCATTTCCATGACAAGCAACTTCGAGCAATGGCCCCTGGAACTGTTTTTGCTGTAGTTGCTGCCCGAGAGGCTTTGAAGGATGCACAATGGTCACCTCAGAATCAAGACTCAAAACAACGAACAGGAGTTGCAGTAGGAATGGGTATGGTTAGCTTGAATGATATTTGTGCAACTAATGATGCTTTGAAAACACGATACAATAGAGTTAGTCCTTATTTTGTTCCCAAAATCTTACTCAATATGGCTGCAGGTCATATTAGTATGGAATTCGGTTTTCAAGGTCCAAATCATGCTGTCTCCACGGCTTGTGCAACAGGCGCCCATGCAATCGGGGACGGTTTTCGGTTTATTCAAAATGCTTTTGCTGATGTAATGGTGTGTGGAGCTGCTGAGTCTTGTATTACTCCCTTATCAGTGGCAGGATTTTGCAGAATACGAGCCCTTAGCACAGCCTTCAATGATTTTCCTGAGCAATCTTCCAGGCCTTTTGACAAGAAGCGAGATGGATTTGTCATTGGAGAAGGCGCAGCCATTGTAGTCCTTGAGGAGTTGAGCCATGCTATTTCTAGGAATGCAAAAATATATGCCGAGGTTTTAGGTTACGGTTTGTCAGGCGACGCCGCGCATTTAACCGCACCTCAAGATGATGGTCATGGTGCTAAATTAGCCATGCGGATGGCTGTCAAAGATGCTGGCTTGAATTTAGCAGATGTATCATACATCAATGCCCACGCAACTTCTACTCCTTTGGGAGATGGAATTGAACTCAAAGCAATCAAATCTGTGTTAAAAAATCACACTGACTCGTTAATAGTTTCATCAACGAAAGGTGCACATGGGCACCTCCTTGGAGCGAGTGGCAGTTTAGAAGCAGTTTTCACCATATTAGCCTGCAAAAATGGCATCATACCTCCAACCATCAATTTAGATGAGGCTTGTCTGGAAGCAGAAGGAATAGATTTGGTGCCTAATCAAAGTAAAAAGTGGGAGGGGCCTCATAGACGTATAGCCTTGAAAAATTCCTTTGGTTTCGGTGGGACAAATGCCTGTCTATGTCTAGGAGAGATTGTGCCTTAA